In one Vulgatibacter incomptus genomic region, the following are encoded:
- a CDS encoding Dyp-type peroxidase yields MLELDDIQSGVLRPRPAPYAATYVLFRIDDPRAGREVIGRLSTVVASAAHPTSPAADTWVSAALTYRGLEALGVPQSSLDGFSWEFRQGMAARAKALGDTGESSPEHWERPLGTGDVHLVLVTISPDQEHLEGALDRARETYEGVDGIQAIWRQDCHSLRSGKEPFGYRDSIGYPPIEGSGIPGTNSHERPFKAGEFVLGYPDETGGLPPMPGPEVLGRNGTYVAFRKLHQRVADFRRYLKENAGSAEDEELLAAKMMGRWRSGAPLAACPLHDDPELGADPRRNNDFDFADDPTGYQTPPGSHIRRTNPRDASVGGVVRLHRMLRRGTAYGPELPEGVLEDDGVDRGLMFAFVGAHLGRQFEFVQSEWINGGEFLSLGEAKDPITGYPDGGGSFSIPARPIPRRLNGLPRFVVTRGGEYAFLPGLRAMRWLADLRT; encoded by the coding sequence GTGCTCGAGCTAGACGACATCCAGAGCGGCGTGCTGCGGCCCCGACCTGCCCCGTACGCCGCCACGTACGTCCTCTTCCGCATCGACGATCCTCGTGCCGGGCGAGAGGTGATTGGGCGGCTCTCCACGGTGGTGGCCTCCGCCGCCCACCCGACCAGCCCCGCCGCCGATACCTGGGTGAGCGCGGCGCTCACCTACCGCGGGCTGGAGGCATTGGGTGTGCCGCAGTCGTCGCTCGACGGTTTCTCCTGGGAGTTCCGGCAGGGGATGGCCGCCCGGGCGAAAGCGCTGGGCGACACCGGCGAGAGCAGCCCCGAACACTGGGAGCGGCCCCTCGGAACGGGCGACGTGCACCTCGTGCTGGTCACGATCTCACCGGATCAGGAGCATCTCGAAGGAGCGCTCGACCGCGCCCGCGAGACATACGAGGGCGTCGACGGGATCCAGGCGATCTGGCGCCAGGACTGTCACTCGTTGCGTTCGGGCAAGGAGCCCTTCGGGTACCGGGACTCCATCGGGTATCCGCCGATCGAAGGGAGCGGGATCCCCGGCACCAATTCCCACGAGCGGCCCTTCAAGGCGGGGGAGTTCGTCCTGGGTTACCCCGACGAGACCGGCGGACTTCCGCCGATGCCCGGGCCGGAGGTGCTCGGCCGGAATGGGACGTATGTCGCGTTCCGCAAGCTCCACCAGCGCGTCGCGGATTTCCGCAGGTACCTGAAGGAGAATGCGGGCTCCGCCGAGGACGAGGAGCTCCTGGCAGCGAAGATGATGGGGCGGTGGAGGAGCGGCGCCCCGCTGGCAGCGTGTCCGCTGCACGACGATCCGGAGCTCGGGGCCGATCCACGGCGCAACAACGACTTCGACTTCGCCGATGACCCGACGGGGTACCAAACGCCACCGGGCTCGCACATCCGGCGCACGAACCCGCGAGACGCGTCCGTCGGAGGCGTCGTGAGACTGCACCGGATGCTTCGCCGGGGAACGGCCTACGGGCCCGAGCTGCCCGAGGGCGTGCTCGAGGACGACGGCGTCGATCGAGGATTGATGTTCGCCTTCGTCGGCGCGCACTTGGGCCGCCAGTTCGAATTCGTGCAGTCCGAGTGGATCAACGGCGGGGAGTTTCTGAGCCTCGGCGAGGCCAAGGATCCGATCACAGGCTATCCAGACGGAGGCGGATCGTTTTCGATCCCTGCGCGCCCGATCCCTCGGCGCCTGAACGGGCTGCCTCGCTTCGTCGTCACACGAGGCGGCGAGTACGCCTTCTTGCCCGGCCTGCGCGCGATGCGTTGGCTCGCCGACCTTCGGACGTGA
- a CDS encoding TetR/AcrR family transcriptional regulator, with translation MGANGTGRPAARAGGRRTSSPTEADRLAANAGGGRRSSQRSQRSEGSKSTAGNTRRSSNARTDGSDRSTPIDRRLSSSPKPEGSDRAAASAGGERRHELRRQAIARACIERLSLEGLEAGRLETLAADAGLSRQNLLFYFRDKADLWAEAATCAAEEIFAILTRLVAGEAGPAAIRAVRRGLDEVARVLPAAFAVHLDAAATATRASATQQQRASTAQQTFLAALAAALASPAPANDPSQRLARLATLTFLAHHRAARAHQRSGLAPDLPLAADLDLAELHLVGAARTLPSRSR, from the coding sequence ATGGGAGCGAATGGAACGGGCCGCCCGGCGGCGCGCGCGGGCGGGCGCCGGACCTCGAGCCCAACCGAGGCAGACCGCCTCGCGGCAAATGCCGGCGGCGGGCGCCGCTCGAGCCAGCGGTCCCAACGATCGGAAGGTTCGAAGTCCACCGCCGGGAACACGCGCCGCAGCTCAAACGCGAGAACCGACGGATCAGACCGCTCAACGCCGATAGACCGGCGCCTCAGTTCCAGCCCGAAACCCGAGGGATCAGACCGTGCAGCAGCCAGCGCTGGCGGAGAACGCCGACACGAGCTGCGCCGTCAGGCAATCGCCCGCGCGTGCATCGAGCGCCTCTCCCTCGAAGGCCTCGAGGCCGGCCGCCTAGAGACTCTCGCCGCCGACGCCGGCCTCAGCCGCCAGAACCTGCTCTTCTACTTCCGCGACAAGGCCGATCTCTGGGCCGAGGCCGCGACCTGCGCCGCCGAGGAGATCTTCGCCATCCTCACCCGCCTCGTCGCCGGCGAGGCCGGCCCCGCCGCCATCCGAGCCGTGCGCCGGGGCCTCGACGAGGTCGCCCGCGTCCTCCCCGCCGCCTTCGCCGTCCACCTCGACGCCGCCGCCACTGCCACCCGCGCCTCAGCCACCCAGCAGCAGCGGGCCTCCACCGCCCAGCAGACCTTCCTGGCCGCCCTCGCCGCAGCCCTGGCCTCCCCTGCCCCGGCCAACGATCCCTCCCAGCGCCTGGCCCGCCTCGCCACCCTCACCTTCCTCGCCCACCACCGCGCCGCCCGCGCCCACCAGCGCTCCGGCCTCGCCCCCGATCTCCCGCTCGCTGCCGACCTCGACCTCGCCGAGCTCCACCTCGTCGGCGCCGCCCGCACCCTCCCATCGCGCTCCCGCTGA
- a CDS encoding HAD family hydrolase, protein MHAHHAHRTEPSPAPSPKRAAAFYDVDGTLVSTNVVHAFGYYAANRGRIVESAVRTAAIVAGIPLFWAADQMSRALFNELFYKQYKGISRDRLVALSEELFEKVLKPAIYPGAMDMVQRCRETGARQVIVTGAIDHTILPLARYFGMDDVIANRLEFIDDIATGRVIKPLIAGATKAAAVRDYCADNDLDLGQCWGFCDSYADYSMLAVVGRPTAVNPDFRLKSFARSHDWPVVDLR, encoded by the coding sequence ATGCACGCGCACCACGCGCACAGAACCGAGCCCTCCCCCGCGCCGTCGCCTAAGCGGGCGGCGGCCTTCTACGACGTGGACGGAACGCTGGTGTCCACGAACGTGGTGCACGCGTTCGGCTACTACGCGGCGAACCGCGGCCGCATCGTGGAATCCGCGGTGCGCACCGCCGCGATCGTCGCCGGGATCCCGCTCTTCTGGGCGGCGGACCAGATGTCCCGGGCGCTCTTCAACGAGCTCTTCTACAAGCAGTACAAGGGGATCTCCCGCGACCGCCTCGTAGCCCTCTCGGAGGAGCTCTTCGAGAAGGTGCTCAAGCCGGCGATCTACCCGGGCGCGATGGACATGGTGCAGCGCTGCCGCGAAACCGGCGCGCGCCAGGTGATCGTGACGGGGGCGATCGACCACACGATCCTGCCGCTGGCCCGGTACTTCGGCATGGACGACGTGATCGCGAACCGCCTGGAGTTCATCGACGACATCGCGACGGGGCGGGTGATCAAGCCGCTGATCGCGGGGGCGACGAAGGCGGCGGCGGTGCGGGACTACTGCGCCGACAACGACCTGGACCTCGGCCAGTGCTGGGGCTTCTGCGATTCGTACGCGGACTATTCGATGCTCGCGGTGGTGGGGCGGCCGACCGCGGTGAACCCTGATTTCCGACTGAAGTCGTTTGCCCGGTCCCACGATTGGCCGGTGGTGGATCTGCGATGA
- a CDS encoding lactate racemase domain-containing protein produces the protein MRLAKELEAPEVVTIDKGSAPRILHYGEDFLLEDLPVGTRVIYPKQPIAGLPNPRAAIRWALNHPHGCDPLPAQLKPGMKVTIAIDDISLPLPQMARPDIRQTMLEILLEMLSDHGVEDVHIIIAIALHRKMTAAEVERAVGPKVFREHWPKTLYHHDAEDPDGMVELGKTRHGEPVRINRRAAESDLIIYANINFVPMNGGHKSVGVGLTDYEGLKANHNPHAIRGSWSYMDPKGPSELHRSFDRIGQLAEKHLNVFKIETAVNNRMYQGPMEFLGKNEDDFTEGDRLKFQALKWTLSKTPKSLRREVFMRVPAGYELIAVHAGKTEPVHDAILEKSYEQYAVQVKGQADILIHGIPFISPYNANSTALNPLLVQVMGLGYLFNLYRGRPLVKKGGVLILTHPCSDAFDTNHHPSYVEFFHKVLTETRDAVVHSQKYEEEFAKNPAYIEMYRRGNAFHGVHPLYMWYWGENGRQHVGKVIVVGADNAHVPRIMGWERASTLAEAIAMARSEMGRSAQITMVHNAPIVLADVE, from the coding sequence ATGAGGCTGGCGAAAGAGCTGGAAGCACCCGAGGTCGTCACGATCGACAAGGGGAGCGCGCCGCGCATCCTCCACTACGGCGAGGACTTCCTCCTGGAAGACCTGCCGGTGGGGACGCGGGTGATCTACCCGAAGCAGCCGATCGCGGGCCTGCCGAACCCCCGCGCGGCGATCCGGTGGGCGCTGAATCACCCGCACGGCTGCGATCCGCTCCCGGCGCAGCTGAAGCCGGGGATGAAGGTGACGATCGCGATCGACGACATCTCGCTGCCGCTGCCGCAGATGGCGCGGCCGGACATCCGGCAGACGATGCTGGAGATCCTCCTGGAGATGCTGTCGGACCACGGCGTCGAGGACGTCCACATCATCATCGCCATCGCCCTGCACCGGAAGATGACGGCGGCGGAGGTGGAGCGCGCGGTGGGCCCGAAGGTCTTCCGCGAGCACTGGCCGAAGACGCTCTATCACCACGACGCCGAGGATCCGGACGGGATGGTGGAGCTGGGGAAGACCCGCCACGGCGAGCCGGTGCGGATCAACCGCCGCGCGGCCGAGTCGGACCTGATCATCTACGCGAACATCAACTTCGTGCCGATGAACGGCGGGCACAAGTCGGTGGGCGTGGGCCTGACGGATTACGAGGGCCTGAAGGCGAACCACAACCCGCACGCGATCCGCGGCTCGTGGTCGTACATGGATCCGAAGGGTCCGTCGGAGCTGCATCGCTCGTTCGATCGCATCGGCCAGCTCGCGGAGAAGCACCTCAACGTCTTCAAGATCGAGACGGCGGTGAACAACCGCATGTACCAGGGCCCGATGGAGTTCCTCGGCAAGAACGAGGACGACTTCACGGAGGGCGACCGCCTGAAGTTCCAGGCCCTGAAGTGGACGCTCTCGAAGACGCCGAAGTCGCTGCGCCGCGAGGTCTTCATGCGGGTGCCGGCGGGCTACGAGCTGATCGCGGTGCACGCGGGCAAGACGGAGCCGGTGCACGACGCGATCCTCGAGAAGAGCTACGAGCAGTACGCGGTGCAGGTGAAGGGCCAGGCGGACATCCTGATCCACGGGATCCCCTTCATCAGCCCGTACAACGCGAACTCCACGGCGCTGAACCCGCTGCTGGTGCAGGTGATGGGGCTCGGCTACCTCTTCAACCTCTACCGGGGCCGGCCGCTGGTGAAGAAGGGCGGGGTGCTGATCCTGACGCATCCCTGCTCGGACGCCTTCGACACGAACCACCACCCCAGCTACGTGGAGTTCTTCCACAAGGTGCTGACGGAGACCCGCGACGCGGTGGTGCACTCGCAGAAGTACGAGGAGGAGTTCGCGAAGAACCCCGCGTACATCGAGATGTACCGGCGCGGGAACGCCTTCCACGGTGTTCACCCCTTGTACATGTGGTACTGGGGCGAGAACGGCCGGCAGCACGTGGGCAAGGTGATCGTGGTGGGCGCAGACAACGCGCACGTGCCGCGGATCATGGGCTGGGAGCGCGCCTCGACCCTGGCGGAGGCCATCGCGATGGCCCGCAGCGAGATGGGCCGCAGCGCACAGATCACCATGGTGCACAACGCCCCGATCGTCCTCGCGGACGTGGAGTAG
- a CDS encoding AMP-binding protein yields the protein MSHESRKHPTGSPNVVASLPASLAGSSPEWDFSVTEALRGKRILFTGATGFVGKVALSMLLTRFPGIGKLYVLARPGVSTGADARFYGKVIVAPPFDPLRAQLGPDFDAFVREKCEPIAGDVSKKWCGFSEELLERLTGQVDVLVNSAGLVDFNPTLESGINANALGAIHVAETAKRLGAKLVHVSTCFVAGNAPGIIPEDEDMLGYFPKREERPAESFDPFAEIEDCHATIARIKAESDDKALLAEFRSKAIERLHEEGRDANDAKAVRTGAMRERKLWATEKQVRAGLDRSHYWGWPNTYCYTKSLGDQVIDAISRRDGLDFTVVRPAIVESALRFPFPGWNEGFTTTAPLTFLALKGHRTYPAKKGLVLDVIPVDHIAAGVIAATAALLVGKAKKVYQLGTSDTNPLRMERSIELSGLYRRRHYLEKAKEEHAFKNEILARIEPQAVSADVYKARSAPEIARLTKKLTKVLDELKPSWGAPRISASIERLQDGLELTSRRAEMASQLFEIFLPFVWENSYTFSTKHMRELFARMDPADVERIPFDTDGFDWLHYWVDIHMGGLAKWVYPNLEDEFGVKTGKKGVPVYRDLWELVEARTRRHPGKVAMRWLRKDGSSDRYTWGQLRDRSVRAACYLAATGVAREDRVLLLSENRPEWAMAYFGVIKAGGTSVPVDHQSSLEEVQNVVRTSGAAAVIVSEAVRARLKLGGEPIEGAKVIELAQLFSGAYPAAAEEVFAPREPADLASLIFTSGTTGKPKGVMLTGRNFTSLVSKISGVFNLGERDGLLSVLPIHHTFEFTAGLLVPLACGSEIAYVEELTGDSLSAAFDTGRITAMVGVPAVWQLLLRRIEGQLAEKGLLKPAKALQGAVSRAGPKRSAVAGKALFYPVHRKFGGRLRFLISGGSAMPPETYDAFQGMGFEIFEGYGLTEASPVLTVQTPGDNRAGHVGKPLAGIELKIREPDADGVGEIVAKGPSIMAGYWNDSAATGAVLKEGFLHTGDLGRFDADGHLVIVGRMKDVIIDSNGKNVYPDELEELYAGSPLVKELSIVGLPDGGAEKVACLVVPARVDGKNPADTKTEIEAHFREVGLRLPLWKRVKVLHFTDKDLPRTATRKVKRPLVTEQLAKLERVGRAAKKGGAAEGEAWLYDLVARVCEQPREKVVPEARLDQDLGFDSLMFTELGAALEAAGVGLPAPEEVMSISTVAELARKVTSWKRSAPARSNSAASAGESRHDSQAVKSAARTLFGAFLDAVQPSLDRVPLLSSAVALARTEGIQLLDELVPRRGRRRRRTHRPSRSSSRTSWSPPARRCCAPARRASTSASSRRGSSAGPTCRST from the coding sequence ATGAGCCACGAATCGCGCAAGCATCCGACCGGATCGCCCAACGTCGTCGCCTCGCTCCCGGCGTCCCTCGCCGGTTCGTCGCCGGAGTGGGACTTCTCGGTCACCGAGGCCCTGCGCGGCAAGCGCATCCTCTTCACGGGCGCCACCGGCTTCGTGGGCAAGGTCGCGCTCTCGATGCTGCTGACGCGCTTCCCGGGCATCGGGAAGCTCTACGTCCTCGCCCGCCCCGGCGTGTCCACCGGAGCGGACGCGCGCTTCTACGGCAAGGTGATCGTCGCGCCGCCCTTCGACCCGCTGCGCGCGCAGCTCGGGCCGGACTTCGACGCCTTCGTCCGCGAGAAGTGCGAGCCGATCGCCGGCGACGTCTCGAAGAAGTGGTGCGGCTTCTCGGAGGAGCTCCTGGAGAGGCTCACCGGCCAGGTGGACGTCCTCGTGAACTCCGCGGGCCTGGTGGACTTCAACCCCACCCTCGAGTCCGGGATCAACGCGAACGCGCTGGGCGCGATCCACGTGGCGGAGACGGCAAAGCGCCTAGGCGCGAAGCTGGTGCACGTCTCCACCTGCTTCGTGGCGGGCAACGCCCCGGGGATCATCCCCGAGGACGAGGACATGCTCGGCTACTTCCCGAAGCGGGAGGAGCGGCCGGCGGAGAGCTTCGATCCCTTCGCGGAGATCGAGGACTGCCACGCGACGATCGCCCGTATCAAGGCAGAGTCGGACGACAAGGCGCTGCTCGCCGAGTTCCGCTCGAAGGCGATCGAGCGCCTCCACGAGGAGGGCCGCGACGCCAACGACGCGAAGGCGGTGCGCACGGGCGCGATGCGCGAGCGCAAGCTCTGGGCCACTGAGAAGCAGGTGCGCGCGGGCCTGGATCGCTCGCACTACTGGGGCTGGCCGAACACCTACTGCTACACGAAGAGCCTCGGCGACCAGGTGATCGACGCGATCTCGCGGCGGGACGGCCTGGATTTCACGGTAGTTCGGCCGGCGATCGTGGAGAGCGCGCTGCGCTTCCCCTTCCCCGGGTGGAACGAGGGTTTCACGACCACGGCGCCGCTGACGTTCCTGGCGCTGAAGGGCCACCGCACCTACCCGGCGAAGAAGGGCCTGGTGCTGGACGTGATCCCGGTGGATCACATCGCCGCCGGCGTGATCGCGGCGACGGCCGCGCTCCTCGTGGGGAAGGCGAAGAAGGTCTACCAGCTCGGCACGTCCGACACGAACCCGCTCCGGATGGAGCGGTCGATCGAGCTCTCGGGCCTCTACCGGCGCAGGCACTACCTCGAGAAGGCGAAGGAGGAGCACGCCTTCAAGAACGAGATCCTCGCGCGGATCGAGCCCCAGGCCGTGTCGGCCGACGTCTACAAGGCCCGCTCGGCGCCGGAGATCGCCCGCCTCACGAAGAAGCTCACGAAGGTGCTCGACGAGCTGAAGCCCTCGTGGGGCGCGCCGCGGATCAGCGCGTCGATCGAGAGGCTGCAGGACGGCCTGGAGCTCACCTCGCGCCGCGCCGAAATGGCGAGCCAGCTCTTCGAGATCTTCCTGCCCTTCGTCTGGGAGAACTCCTACACGTTCTCGACGAAGCACATGCGAGAGCTCTTCGCCCGCATGGATCCCGCCGACGTCGAGAGGATCCCCTTCGACACCGACGGTTTCGACTGGTTGCACTACTGGGTCGACATCCACATGGGCGGCCTGGCGAAGTGGGTCTACCCGAACCTCGAGGACGAGTTCGGGGTGAAGACCGGCAAGAAGGGTGTGCCGGTCTACCGCGACCTCTGGGAGCTCGTGGAGGCGCGCACCCGCCGGCATCCGGGCAAGGTGGCGATGCGCTGGCTGCGCAAGGACGGCAGCTCGGATCGCTACACCTGGGGCCAGCTCCGCGACCGCTCCGTCCGCGCCGCCTGCTACCTCGCGGCGACCGGCGTGGCCCGCGAGGATCGCGTGCTCCTCCTCTCGGAGAACCGGCCCGAGTGGGCGATGGCCTACTTCGGCGTGATCAAGGCCGGCGGCACCTCGGTTCCGGTGGATCACCAGTCGTCGCTGGAGGAGGTGCAGAACGTCGTCCGCACCTCGGGGGCGGCGGCGGTGATCGTCTCGGAGGCGGTCCGCGCGCGCCTGAAGCTCGGCGGCGAGCCCATCGAGGGCGCGAAGGTGATCGAGCTCGCGCAGCTCTTCTCCGGCGCCTATCCGGCTGCGGCGGAGGAGGTCTTCGCGCCGCGTGAGCCCGCAGACCTGGCCTCGCTGATCTTCACCAGCGGTACGACGGGTAAGCCCAAGGGCGTGATGCTCACCGGGCGCAACTTCACGTCGCTGGTCTCGAAGATCTCCGGCGTCTTCAACCTCGGCGAGCGCGACGGCCTGCTCTCTGTCCTGCCGATCCACCACACCTTCGAGTTCACGGCGGGGCTCCTCGTCCCGCTGGCCTGTGGCTCGGAGATCGCCTACGTGGAGGAGCTCACCGGCGACAGCCTCTCGGCGGCGTTCGACACCGGCCGGATCACGGCGATGGTGGGCGTGCCCGCGGTGTGGCAGCTCCTGCTGCGCCGAATCGAGGGGCAGCTCGCGGAGAAGGGCCTCCTCAAGCCGGCGAAGGCGCTCCAGGGCGCGGTGAGCCGCGCAGGCCCGAAGCGCAGCGCGGTCGCGGGCAAGGCGCTCTTCTACCCGGTGCACCGGAAGTTCGGCGGGCGCCTGCGCTTCCTGATCAGCGGCGGCTCGGCGATGCCTCCCGAGACCTACGACGCCTTCCAGGGGATGGGCTTCGAGATCTTCGAGGGCTACGGCCTCACCGAGGCGTCGCCGGTGCTCACCGTGCAGACGCCCGGTGACAACCGCGCGGGCCACGTGGGCAAGCCGCTCGCGGGCATCGAGCTCAAGATCCGGGAGCCGGACGCGGACGGCGTCGGCGAGATCGTCGCCAAGGGCCCGAGCATCATGGCGGGCTACTGGAACGATTCGGCCGCCACCGGAGCGGTGCTGAAGGAGGGCTTCCTCCACACGGGGGACCTCGGCCGCTTCGACGCCGACGGCCACCTCGTGATCGTGGGCCGGATGAAGGACGTGATCATCGACTCGAACGGGAAGAACGTCTATCCCGACGAGCTCGAGGAGCTCTACGCCGGCTCGCCGCTGGTGAAGGAGCTCTCGATCGTGGGCCTCCCCGACGGCGGCGCGGAGAAGGTCGCCTGCCTCGTGGTGCCGGCGCGTGTCGACGGCAAGAACCCGGCCGACACGAAGACCGAGATCGAAGCGCACTTCCGTGAGGTGGGCCTGCGCCTGCCGCTGTGGAAGCGCGTGAAGGTGCTGCACTTCACGGACAAGGATCTGCCCCGCACGGCCACCCGCAAGGTGAAGCGTCCGCTGGTGACGGAGCAGCTCGCGAAGCTCGAGCGCGTCGGAAGGGCCGCGAAGAAGGGCGGCGCCGCCGAGGGAGAGGCCTGGCTCTACGACCTGGTGGCGCGCGTCTGCGAGCAGCCGCGGGAGAAGGTGGTCCCCGAGGCGCGCCTCGATCAGGATCTCGGCTTCGACTCGCTGATGTTCACCGAGCTCGGCGCCGCGCTGGAAGCGGCCGGCGTCGGCCTGCCCGCTCCCGAGGAGGTGATGTCGATCTCCACGGTGGCGGAGCTCGCGCGCAAGGTGACGAGCTGGAAGCGCAGCGCGCCTGCCCGGAGCAACTCGGCCGCCTCTGCCGGAGAGTCTCGGCACGACTCACAGGCGGTGAAGTCCGCCGCGCGGACGCTCTTCGGCGCGTTCCTGGACGCGGTGCAGCCCTCGCTCGATCGCGTCCCGCTCCTCTCGTCCGCCGTGGCCCTGGCCCGGACGGAAGGGATCCAGCTCCTGGATGAGCTGGTCCCCCGGCGAGGAAGGAGAAGGCGTCGGACGCACCGCCCGAGTCGATCGAGCTCCCGGACTTCGTGGTCGCCGCCGGCAAGACGGTGCTGCGCACCGGCCAGAAGGGCCTCTACGAGCGCCTCTTCGAGACGAGGATCGTCGGCAGGGCCCACGTGCCGCAGCACGTGA
- a CDS encoding lysophospholipid acyltransferase family protein, whose product MVAAGKTVLRTGQKGLYERLFETRIVGRAHVPQHVNFLVAANHASHLDMGLVKHALGGQGDNLVALAARDYFFTNRLRRTYFENFTQLIPMNRHGSLRESLELASRSLRQGRNLLIFPEGTRATDGTLKEFKGSLGYLALTNQVGILPIYLEGTYDVLPKGAVLPKGRDLAAHIGTFISYEEIAEAVKGLPRSEQHRVVAAMAEEAVRKLRARSGKGGEKEQEETSLHDAGHAEGLAERELRRQARKMRAAAAAGDAPQAAAEAATPAASTAKTSKRKPAARSARETDE is encoded by the coding sequence GTGGTCGCCGCCGGCAAGACGGTGCTGCGCACCGGCCAGAAGGGCCTCTACGAGCGCCTCTTCGAGACGAGGATCGTCGGCAGGGCCCACGTGCCGCAGCACGTGAACTTCCTGGTGGCGGCGAACCACGCCAGCCACCTCGACATGGGCCTGGTGAAGCACGCGCTGGGCGGGCAGGGCGACAACCTCGTAGCCCTCGCCGCCCGCGACTACTTCTTCACGAACCGGCTGCGCCGTACCTACTTCGAGAACTTCACGCAGCTCATCCCCATGAACCGCCACGGCTCGCTCCGCGAGTCGCTGGAGCTCGCCTCGAGATCGCTGCGGCAGGGCAGGAACCTGCTGATCTTCCCCGAGGGCACCCGGGCCACGGATGGGACGCTGAAGGAGTTCAAGGGCTCCCTCGGCTACCTCGCGCTCACCAACCAGGTCGGGATCCTGCCGATCTACCTGGAGGGGACGTACGACGTGCTGCCGAAGGGCGCGGTGCTCCCGAAGGGCCGTGACCTCGCCGCGCACATCGGGACGTTCATCTCCTACGAGGAGATCGCCGAGGCGGTGAAAGGCCTGCCGCGCAGCGAGCAGCACCGCGTGGTCGCGGCGATGGCGGAGGAGGCCGTCCGGAAGCTGCGTGCGCGCAGCGGCAAGGGCGGCGAGAAGGAGCAGGAAGAGACCTCGCTCCACGACGCGGGTCACGCGGAAGGCCTCGCGGAGCGAGAGCTGCGGCGACAGGCTCGCAAGATGCGGGCGGCGGCCGCTGCGGGGGACGCACCTCAGGCGGCTGCAGAGGCCGCTACTCCGGCGGCATCGACGGCGAAGACTTCGAAGCGCAAGCCGGCAGCCCGCTCGGCCCGGGAGACCGACGAATGA
- a CDS encoding NAD-dependent epimerase/dehydratase family protein — translation MSDAILVTGGTGFLGGHLVSLLARRGEKVRVLTRAATPELRARGIETIEGSLLDVATLSRALQGVRRVYHCAGLVSRDPDVAPEMYRVHVEGTRALLLAARAAGVERVVLVSTSGTVAVSKEPDVSTEESPYRIETVRRWPYYLSKIYQEKLALELAATGGPEVVVINPSILFGPDDVRLSSTGDVLRFLKGEIPLVPSGGINFVDARDAAAGAILAMERGKPSARYLLGGPNWTMGEFFARLARVSGVRAPTARIPDGAARLGARLVQGFARLGGADKRAPVDPESVEIAQHYWYLDASLARGELGWEPRDPMETLDDTVRFLRERFLGGAPSPAKAPSFLETLVTRMGEPESAPAEAPKPTPRTRSRRR, via the coding sequence ATGAGCGACGCGATCCTGGTGACGGGCGGCACGGGCTTCCTCGGGGGCCACCTGGTGTCGCTCCTCGCGCGAAGGGGCGAGAAGGTCCGAGTGCTCACGCGGGCGGCCACGCCGGAGCTGCGGGCGCGGGGGATCGAGACCATCGAGGGCTCGCTCCTCGACGTGGCGACGCTCTCGCGGGCGCTCCAGGGCGTCCGGCGCGTCTACCACTGCGCCGGCCTGGTCTCGCGGGACCCCGACGTGGCGCCGGAGATGTACCGGGTGCACGTGGAAGGGACGCGCGCGCTCCTCCTCGCGGCGCGGGCCGCTGGCGTCGAGCGGGTGGTCCTCGTCTCCACCTCGGGAACGGTCGCGGTCTCCAAGGAGCCGGACGTCTCGACCGAGGAGAGCCCGTACCGCATCGAGACCGTGCGCCGCTGGCCGTACTACCTCTCGAAGATCTACCAGGAGAAGCTGGCCCTGGAGCTCGCGGCCACCGGAGGACCCGAGGTGGTGGTGATCAACCCCTCGATCCTCTTTGGCCCCGACGACGTGCGCCTCTCGTCCACCGGCGACGTGCTCCGCTTCCTCAAGGGGGAGATCCCCCTGGTCCCGTCGGGCGGGATCAACTTCGTCGACGCCCGCGACGCGGCGGCCGGCGCGATCCTCGCGATGGAGCGCGGGAAGCCCTCGGCGCGGTACCTCCTCGGCGGCCCGAACTGGACCATGGGGGAGTTCTTCGCCCGCCTCGCCAGGGTGAGCGGCGTCCGGGCGCCCACCGCCCGGATCCCCGACGGCGCGGCGCGGCTGGGTGCACGGCTCGTCCAGGGTTTCGCCCGGCTCGGCGGCGCCGACAAGCGGGCGCCGGTGGATCCGGAGAGCGTGGAGATCGCTCAGCACTACTGGTACCTGGACGCTTCGCTGGCCCGCGGCGAGCTCGGTTGGGAGCCGCGGGATCCCATGGAGACGCTGGACGACACCGTCCGCTTCCTGCGGGAGCGCTTCCTGGGCGGCGCGCCCTCGCCTGCGAAGGCGCCGTCGTTCCTCGAGACCCTGGTCACGAGGATGGGCGAGCCGGAGTCGGCCCCGGCGGAAGCGCCGAAGCCGACGCCCCGCACGCGGTCGCGCCGCCGGTAG